One window from the genome of Andrena cerasifolii isolate SP2316 chromosome 3, iyAndCera1_principal, whole genome shotgun sequence encodes:
- the LOC143366701 gene encoding uncharacterized protein LOC143366701 encodes MYKRAAKISDNENFFSWEQEGSIPNSVNRFDEYRDVGANEEATFQFHMVNACMTGHLEIIREYLRSHNVNDFLHTGWTPLLYAASYAQLEVIEYLIANEADVNKHKDGFTPLMAICSSTKGTTEQRIKCIISLIEAKANVNAGNKQRQTPLMYACASQESELVAELIKYTKNVNACDNRNQTALMYAVIANKVDNVQILIENAADVTLTDQSNLTAKDIASTKGYNKILPLLNFNDEEIINVCETSNINDWTDIFPSLAIVNDQVVDFDVFTMLYGMGLETYAHIFQGMTVKDFLALTENDLDSLGVEINAHRIQFMEQLHKFHRKKWSIQSIGVINKSLPYTLFNGIVSLGTVAKQLAVIGSSFQYIKNSLSKANTENTYLNNEQVSDYEQELKKIRHTLNVLKNELSQVKTLSKKIEKKDHIGIPQIYIGPRKRSLYWPILLSVTAFMGVYLSRTVYAHKIYDLVLRKCVQKMIN; translated from the exons ATGTATAAACGAGCGGCAAAAATATCTGACaacgaaaactttttttcatgggAACAG GAAGGCTCGATACCGAATAGCGTAAATAGATTTGACGAATACAGAGATGTAGGCGCTAATGAGGAAGCAACTTTTCAGTTCCACATGGTGAATGCATGCATGACGGGCCATTTGGAAATCATACGCGAATATCTTCGAT CGCATAACGTAAATGATTTTTTACATACCGGATGGACTCCGCTCTTATACGCCGCATCATATGCACAATTAGAAGTCATTGAATATCTTATAGCAAACGAGGCTGACGTTAATAAACATAAAG ATGGATTCACACCACTAATGGCGATATGTAGTTCTACTAAGGGCACAACAGAACAACGCATAAAATGTATAATTTCACTTATAGAGGCAAAAGCAAACGTAAATGCTGGTAATAAGCAAAG GCAGACACCTCTAATGTATGCCTGCGCATCGCAGGAATCAGAATTGGTAGCAgagttaataaaatatacaaagaatGTTAATGCGTGCGACAACAGAAACCAAACA GCTTTAATGTATGCGGTGATAGCTAACAAAGTAGATAACGTTCAAATATTGATAGAGAATGCAGCCGATGTTACATTAACCGACCAGAGCAATTTAACTGCCAAAGATATAGCTTCTACAAAAGGATATAACAAG ATCCTACCTTTGTTAAACTTCAATGATGAAGAGATAATAAATGTTTGTGAGACATCCAACATAAATGACTGGACGGATATATTTCCATCGTTAGCTATTGTAAACGATCAGGTCGTAGATTTTGATGTGTTCACAATGTTGTATGGAATGGGTTTAGAAACATACGCTCACATCTTTCAAGGGATGACTGTTAAAGACTTTCTAGCATTAACCGAGAACGATTTGGATTCCTTGGGAGTAGAAATTAATGCGCATAGGATACAGTTTATGGAACAACTCCATAAATTCCATAGGAAAAAGTGGAGCATACAAAGCATCGGTGTTATTAATAAATCCTTACCTTATAC attaTTTAATGGGATAGTCTCTCTAGGTACGGTAGCCAAGCAGCTGGCAGTTATAGGTTCCAGTTTTCAGTATATTAAAAACAGTTTATCGAAAGCGAATACTGAGAAtacatatttaaataacgaacaaGTATCTGATTACGAGCAAGAACTTAAAAAAATACGGCATACTCTCAATGTTCTTAAAAACGAACTTTCACAAGTAAAAACACTTTCTAAAAAG ATCGAGAAGAAAGATCATATTGGAATACCACAGATATATATAGGTCCAAGAAAACGTAGCTTATACTGGCCCATACTGTTAAGTGTTACAGCATTTATGGGAGTATACTTGTCTAGGACAGTATACGCTCATAAAATATATGACCTGGTACTCAGGAAATGTGTTCAGAAGatgattaattaa
- the Fws gene encoding conserved oligomeric Golgi complex subunit 5 four way stop isoform X1, with translation MDEIISWKGIENDEFFKQFFGGECKKADINQVLSVAHQINKLGQAIEVLNAELQKQVLANHEDLLSQATWVEKLEGVLSIMQSHVQSLLSAVERLREKIVDPFNRIETQTIVLARLHETSDLLRRVARMQHLSKRLYSQMTNNVQAPDIIKAANSLHELEQLMMDTDLNGLDVIADDQQAVKAHRTTVQRIASHTLSQGLQTLDRTKVSTAVQVFQNLGILNGAVDNVMDSALSEIEKIATESLDVSLAQNQDFGRRGAPGRAAIPSPGSSGNLRTRIWENLERLFQDTLYTQCLQIELLQRILLEHHTKGLDELSQKFWDKVNCLLSKVLVERAQGSSFVKQALEGEYPKFLRIFLDLSKRLKERSQSVGIYNIKHNVLLPFENAYLSRSVSRLLDPVHTMFSGEGLPTQDEIDGLIRTVTNELSVSLVDDGLSTVVARNVGKAIRLFCLKCEQGLFVGGEASQVIDSPTTVQQTNVTLANLLYYLSSQISRVIANLSAGLPVEGSTVITVALKETDTLTKNILSPLLDSISDAIESIILTMHDDPEFRDTSSTLGKEINCSLYMRELQGFILRSVNTFLVPYKNQAVVAESCKTVASRCIELFVRHACLLRPLTDFGRAKLIVDFSQIEVAVAPLCRGGLLGSSEQQQYRTLRTLKALIPLSPEEIVEKVLEGEGESGIPPSLILLHLFSTAPPELVSPHQSASWSVGRLSQWMDKNSNERDRLAFCSGPLERYQLTIRQQNLPSFHPLFPLMKKLANLNEH, from the exons ATGGATGAAATTATAAGCTGGAAGGGAATAGAAAATGACG AgttctttaaacaattttttggcGGCGAGTGTAAAAAAGCTGATATTAATCAAGTGCTATCAGTGGCGCACCAGATAAATAAATTGGGGCAAG CCATCGAAGTGTTGAATGCTGAACTACAGAAGCAGGTCTTAGCTAATCACGAAGACTTACTATCGCAAGCAACATGGGTGGAGAAATTGGAAGGTGTACTTTCGATAATGCAATCTCACGTTCAG AGTCTTCTATCAGCTGTAGAACGTTTGCGTGAGAAAATTGTTGACCCGTTTAACAGGATCGAGACACAAACTATCGTTTTAGCAAGACTTCACGAAACTTCTGATCTACTGCGGAGAGTAGCCAGAATGCAACATCTGTCGAAGCGTTTGTATTCTCAGATGACAAATAATGTACAAGCTCCGGATATCATAAAAGCTGCTAATAGCCTCCACGAACTTG AACAGTTAATGATGGATACAGATTTAAATGGTTTAGATGTTATCGCGGACGATCAGCAAGCTGTGAAAGCTCATAGGACAACGGTACAAAGAATAGCGAGTCATACTTTATCGCAAGGTTTACAAACATTGGATAGAACAAAA GTTAGTACGGCGGTGCAAGTATTTCAGAACTTAGGAATTTTAAACGGAGCCGTGGATAATGTTATGGATTCTGCTTTATCCGAAATTGAGAAAATTGCCACGGAATCTTTAGACGTGTCATTAGCGCAGAACCAAGATTTCGGAAGGAGAGGAGCACCTGGCCGGGCAGCTATCCCTTCTCCAGGATCCTCTGGAAACTTACGGACACGAATTTGGGAGAATCTTGAAAGGCTTTTCCAAGATACACTTTACACGCAATGTTTGCAA ATTGAATTATTACAAAGAATATTATTAGAACATCACACAAAAGGATTGGATGAACTGTCGCAGAAGTTTTGGGATAAAGTGAACTGTCTACTTTCCAAAGTATTGGTCGAGCGTGCGCAAG GATCTTCGTTTGTAAAACAAGCATTGGAAGGCGAATATCCCAAGTTCTTAAGAATATTTCTGGATCTGAGTAAACGATTAAAAGAAAGATCGCAGAGCGTTGGAATTTACAACATTAA ACATAATGTGTTATTGCCGTTTGAAAACGCATACTTATCACGTTCAGTGTCGCGTCTGTTGGATCCAGTACATACTATGTTTTCTGGAGAAGGATTGCCCACGCAAGACGAAATAGACGGCCTCATCCGTACAGTGACAAA TGAATTAAGTGTATCGCTGGTAGATGATGGTCTTTCAACAGTAGTTGCTCGTAACGTAGGCAAAGCTATAAGACTATTTTGCTTGAAGTGTGAACAAGGGTTATTTGTGGGAGGAGAAGCTAGTCAAGTAATTGATTCTCCTACCACTGTACAGCAGACAAACGTGACACTTGCGAACCTGCTTTATTACCTTTCTAGTCAAATAAGTCGCGTGATAGCAAACTTGTCTGCCGGTTTGCCAGTTGAAGGGAGTACAGTGATCACCGTGGCTCTCAAGGAAACGGACACATtgacaaaaaatatattatcgCCATTGTTGGATTCCATCAGTGATGCCATCGAAAGTATTATCCTAACTATGCACGATGATCCAGAATTCCGCGA CACGAGTAGCACTCTCGGGAAAGAGATTAACTGTTCGCTTTACATGCGCGAATTACAAGGCTTCATTTTACGCTCTGTGAATACATTTCTTGTACCATACAAAAACCAAGCTGTCGTTGCCGAATC CTGCAAGACTGTTGCTTCACGGTGCATCGAGCTTTTTGTAAGACACGCTTGCCTATTGAGGCCATTAACCGATTTTGGAAGAGCGAAGCTTATCGTTGATTTCAGCCAG ATAGAAGTAGCCGTTGCTCCATTATGTAGAGGAGGGCTGCTGGGATCATCGGAACAACAACAGTATAGAACGTTACGGACATTGAAAGCGTTGATTCCACTCAGCCCAGAGGAAATTGTCGAAAAAGTTTTAGAAGGGGAAGGAGAGAGTGGTATACCTCCATCTCTTattcttttacatttattttctaCGGCACCCCCGGAATTGGTATCACCGCATCAG aGCGCAAGCTGGTCCGTAGGACGTTTATCTCAGTGGATGGATAAGAATTCGAACGAAAGAGACAGATTAGCCTTCTGCAGCGGACCATTGGAGCGTTATCAGTTAACTATCAGGCAACAAAATCTCCCATCGTTCCATCCATTGTTTCCATTAATGAAGAAATTGGCTAACTTGAACGAACATTAA
- the Fws gene encoding conserved oligomeric Golgi complex subunit 5 four way stop isoform X2, with the protein MDEIISWKGIENDEFFKQFFGGECKKADINQVLSVAHQINKLGQAIEVLNAELQKQVLANHEDLLSQATWVEKLEGVLSIMQSHVQSLLSAVERLREKIVDPFNRIETQTIVLARLHETSDLLRRVARMQHLSKRLYSQMTNNVQAPDIIKAANSLHELEQLMMDTDLNGLDVIADDQQAVKAHRTTVQRIASHTLSQGLQTLDRTKVSTAVQVFQNLGILNGAVDNVMDSALSEIEKIATESLDVSLAQNQDFGRRGAPGRAAIPSPGSSGNLRTRIWENLERLFQDTLYTQCLQIELLQRILLEHHTKGLDELSQKFWDKVNCLLSKVLVERAQGSSFVKQALEGEYPKFLRIFLDLSKRLKERSQSVGIYNIKHNVLLPFENAYLSRSVSRLLDPVHTMFSGEGLPTQDEIDGLIRTVTNELSVSLVDDGLSTVVARNVGKAIRLFCLKCEQGLFVGGEASQVIDSPTTVQQTNVTLANLLYYLSSQISRVIANLSAGLPVEGSTVITVALKETDTLTKNILSPLLDSISDAIESIILTMHDDPEFRDTSSTLGKEINCSLYMRELQGFILRSVNTFLVPYKNQAVVAESCKTVASRCIELFVRHACLLRPLTDFGRAKLIVDFSQK; encoded by the exons ATGGATGAAATTATAAGCTGGAAGGGAATAGAAAATGACG AgttctttaaacaattttttggcGGCGAGTGTAAAAAAGCTGATATTAATCAAGTGCTATCAGTGGCGCACCAGATAAATAAATTGGGGCAAG CCATCGAAGTGTTGAATGCTGAACTACAGAAGCAGGTCTTAGCTAATCACGAAGACTTACTATCGCAAGCAACATGGGTGGAGAAATTGGAAGGTGTACTTTCGATAATGCAATCTCACGTTCAG AGTCTTCTATCAGCTGTAGAACGTTTGCGTGAGAAAATTGTTGACCCGTTTAACAGGATCGAGACACAAACTATCGTTTTAGCAAGACTTCACGAAACTTCTGATCTACTGCGGAGAGTAGCCAGAATGCAACATCTGTCGAAGCGTTTGTATTCTCAGATGACAAATAATGTACAAGCTCCGGATATCATAAAAGCTGCTAATAGCCTCCACGAACTTG AACAGTTAATGATGGATACAGATTTAAATGGTTTAGATGTTATCGCGGACGATCAGCAAGCTGTGAAAGCTCATAGGACAACGGTACAAAGAATAGCGAGTCATACTTTATCGCAAGGTTTACAAACATTGGATAGAACAAAA GTTAGTACGGCGGTGCAAGTATTTCAGAACTTAGGAATTTTAAACGGAGCCGTGGATAATGTTATGGATTCTGCTTTATCCGAAATTGAGAAAATTGCCACGGAATCTTTAGACGTGTCATTAGCGCAGAACCAAGATTTCGGAAGGAGAGGAGCACCTGGCCGGGCAGCTATCCCTTCTCCAGGATCCTCTGGAAACTTACGGACACGAATTTGGGAGAATCTTGAAAGGCTTTTCCAAGATACACTTTACACGCAATGTTTGCAA ATTGAATTATTACAAAGAATATTATTAGAACATCACACAAAAGGATTGGATGAACTGTCGCAGAAGTTTTGGGATAAAGTGAACTGTCTACTTTCCAAAGTATTGGTCGAGCGTGCGCAAG GATCTTCGTTTGTAAAACAAGCATTGGAAGGCGAATATCCCAAGTTCTTAAGAATATTTCTGGATCTGAGTAAACGATTAAAAGAAAGATCGCAGAGCGTTGGAATTTACAACATTAA ACATAATGTGTTATTGCCGTTTGAAAACGCATACTTATCACGTTCAGTGTCGCGTCTGTTGGATCCAGTACATACTATGTTTTCTGGAGAAGGATTGCCCACGCAAGACGAAATAGACGGCCTCATCCGTACAGTGACAAA TGAATTAAGTGTATCGCTGGTAGATGATGGTCTTTCAACAGTAGTTGCTCGTAACGTAGGCAAAGCTATAAGACTATTTTGCTTGAAGTGTGAACAAGGGTTATTTGTGGGAGGAGAAGCTAGTCAAGTAATTGATTCTCCTACCACTGTACAGCAGACAAACGTGACACTTGCGAACCTGCTTTATTACCTTTCTAGTCAAATAAGTCGCGTGATAGCAAACTTGTCTGCCGGTTTGCCAGTTGAAGGGAGTACAGTGATCACCGTGGCTCTCAAGGAAACGGACACATtgacaaaaaatatattatcgCCATTGTTGGATTCCATCAGTGATGCCATCGAAAGTATTATCCTAACTATGCACGATGATCCAGAATTCCGCGA CACGAGTAGCACTCTCGGGAAAGAGATTAACTGTTCGCTTTACATGCGCGAATTACAAGGCTTCATTTTACGCTCTGTGAATACATTTCTTGTACCATACAAAAACCAAGCTGTCGTTGCCGAATC CTGCAAGACTGTTGCTTCACGGTGCATCGAGCTTTTTGTAAGACACGCTTGCCTATTGAGGCCATTAACCGATTTTGGAAGAGCGAAGCTTATCGTTGATTTCAGCCAG AAGTAG
- the Rpl7a gene encoding ribosomal protein L7A: MVQKKPKKKVGKKVAAAPLAVKKVEPKKRTNPLFEKRVRNFGIGQDIQPARDLSRFVKWPKYIRIQRQRAVLQKRLKVPPPINQFTQALDKQTATQLFKMLEKYRPESAAMKKMRLKAKAEQKLAKQKAPVTAAPNVLRCGTNRVTVLVEQKKPKLVVIAHDVDPIEIVLFLPALCRKMGIPYCIVKGKARLGRLVRRKTCSAVALTQVDSGDRANFSKLVEAIKTNFNDRYDEIRRHWGGGLLGSKSAARIAKLEKAKAKELAQKQG; this comes from the exons ATGGTCCAAAAGAAG CCGAAGAAGAAGGTAGGGAAGAAGGTGGCAGCTGCGCCACTGGCAGTCAAAAAGGTTGAACCGAAGAAACGGACCAACCCTCTGTTTGAGAAGCGTGTTCGTAACTTCGGAATCG GTCAGGATATTCAACCTGCCCGTGACCTGAGTCGTTTCGTAAAATGGCCCAAATACATCCGCATCCAGCGTCAAAGGGCTGTACTTCAAAAGAGACTGAAAGTACCACCACCGATCAATCAGTTCACACAAGCATTGGACAAACAAACAG CAACgcaattgtttaaaatgttgGAGAAATACAGGCCTGAGTCTGCGGCAATGAAGAAAATGAGGTTGAAGGCAAAGGCTGAACAAAAACTCGCGAAACAGAAGGCTCCAGTTACAGCGGCACCCAATGTATTGCGCTGTGGGACAAACAGAGTGACTGTACTCGTCGAACAGAAGAAGCCCAAACTTGTGGTGATTGCGCACGATGTGGATCCGATAGAG ATTGTTCTGTTCCTGCCAGCACTTTGTCGTAAAATGGGTATACCTTACTGTATTGTAAAAGGTAAAGCACGTTTGGGACGCCTCGTCAGGCGTAAGACTTGCAGCGCAGTTGCCCTCACTCAG GTGGATTCCGGCGATCGAGCTAACTTCTCAAAGCTTGTTGAAGCTATTAAGACGAACTTCAATGATAGATACGATGAAATCCGCCGTCATTGGGGTGGCGGTCTCCTGGGCAGTAAATCTGCTGCCAGGATAGCTAAGTTAGAGAAAGCTAAAGCAAAAGAACTTGCGCAGAAACAGGGTTAA
- the Vps53 gene encoding vacuolar protein sorting 53 has product MDGHDEDDLEDLNSTICTLPPNVQHVIEQVLPSTDPLDQPNFNVVDYINSLFPTEQSLSNIDDVVNKMELKIRTIDKEIRSVVRGQTNVGQDGRAALEDAQKVIKQLFVHIKDIKDKAEQSEEVVKEITGDIKQLDFAKRNLTASITALNHLHMLVEGVDTLKVLTQKKQYGEIILPLQAVMEVMQHFNSYMDIPQVKQLSDEVRQIHVELAQQITADFKQAFSGQNPKYFNQLTEGCLVLSVLDPKVKKDLLAWFVGIQLQEYAHLFDENQDFAWLDKIDRRYAWIKKHLLDFESKFGTIFPQDWEISERIAVQFCNVTREDLTKLMHKRRSEIDVKLLLYAIQRTSNFESLLTKRFSGVTLENLETAHKKNVATADTTDKAPGNPFEENEQVQHEKPKPSPFSNLIGRCFEPYLNIYIESLDRNLADLMDKFVLDSKTQPPGAKDFDGIEGPSSVLSSCADLFVFYKKCMLQCTQLSTGSIMLCLAETFQKYLREYALKILQNNLPKIGGSVGIATSMSSITRDFRDLSTSGFIQNFQSFLKEGESTRFSKEEQSRICCILTTAEYCLETTQQLEEKLREKTDKCYADKINLSQEQDIFHNVISNCIQLLVQDLESACESALTAMTKVQWSAIEVVGDQSNYVNTIVVHLRQTIPTIRDRLSSCRKYFTQLCVKFASSFIVKLVQQLYKCKPLNTVGAEQLLLDVHMLKTALLDLPSTGYQVQRKAPATYTKVVVKGMASAEMILKIVMSPIESPKDFVKQCRMRLPDLQAPEFQKILDMKGLKKTEQVLLLEQFKQPENMNASHDNRSHIIQDSPEHEAGRIKRLEKLIKKRI; this is encoded by the exons ATGGACGGACACGACGAGGATGATTTAGAAGATTTAAATTCAACTATTTGTACACTTCCGCCAAATGTGCAACATGTAATCGAACAG GTTTTACCCAGCACAGATCCACTGGATCAGCCAAACTTTAACGTAGTGGACTACATAAATTCACTGTTCCCGACAGAGCAATCTTTGTCGAACATAgacgatgtagtaaacaaaatGGAATTAAAAATACGCACTATAGACAAAGAGATTCGGTCTGTGGTGCGTGGTCAAACGAACGTGGGGCAGGATGGAAGAGCGGCGTTAGAGGATGCgcagaaagtaataaaacaaTTGTTTGTGCACATCAAAGACATAAAGGACAAGGCGGAGCAGTCCGAAGAAGTAGTTAAAGAAATAACAGGGGATATTAAACAATTGGATTTCGCTAAAAGGAATCTCACCGCCTCGATAACAGCGTTGAACCACTTGCATATGCTTGTGGAAGGCGTAGATACTTTAAA GGTGCTGACGCAGAAAAAACAATACGGCGAAATTATTTTACCATTGCAAGCAGTAATGGAAGTAATGCAGCACTTTAACAGTTACATGGATATACCTCAAGTGAAACAGTTGTCCGACGAA gTGCGTCAGATACATGTCGAATTGGCCCAGCAAATTACAGCAGACTTTAAGCAAGCGTTTTCTGGCCAGAATCCAAAGTATTTCAATCAACTTACAGAAGGCTGTTTAGTACTGTCTGTGTTAGATCCTAAAGTGAA GAAAGATCTGCTCGCCTGGTTTGTAGGTATCCAATTGCAAGAATATGCACATTTGTTTGATGAAAATCAAGATTTCGCATGGTTGGATAAAATAGACCGACGTTATGCGTGGATAAAGAAGCACTTGCTTGATTTTGAATCGAAATTCGGAACGATCTTCCCACAAGATTGGGAGATCTCAGAACGAATTGCTGTACAATTTTGTAACGTTACGAGAGAAGAccttacgaaattaatgcataaaagacgctccgaaaTAGATGTGAAACTGTTGCTGTATGCAATTCAAAGAACTAGTAATTTCGAATCGTTGCTGACTAAAAGATTCAGTGGTGTTACTTTAGAAAATTTAGAGACAGCGCATAAGAAAAATGTTGCCACCGCGGACACCACTGATAAAGCCCCAGGCAATCCATTTGAAGAAAATGAACAG GTACAGCACGAGAAACCAAAACCATCGCCATTTTCCAATCTCATAGGAAGATGTTTTGAAccatacttaaatatttatatagaaaGTTTAGATCGCAATTTGGCAGATCTAATGGACAAATTCGTATTAGATTCCAAAACGCAACCACCTGGTGCTAAAGACTTCGATGGCATCGAGGGCCCTAGTAGCGTTTTATCGTCTTGTGCAGATTtgtttgtattttataaaaagtgcATGTTGCAATGCACGCAACTTAGTACGGGCTCGATTATGCTCTGCCTAGCAGAAACGTTTCAGAAATATTTACGAGAGTATGCTctcaaaatattacaaaataatttacctAA AATTGGAGGTAGCGTAGGAATTGCTACGAGTATGAGTAGCATCACGCGTGATTTCCGCGACCTCTCTACTTCAGGTTTTATACAGAATTTTCAAAGTTTTCTGAAAGAAGGCGAAAGCACTAGATTTAGTAAGGAAGAACAATCCCGTATATGCTG CATATTAACAACAGCCGAATATTGCTTGGAAACAACGCAGCAGTTAGAAGAAAAACTTCGAGAGAAGACGGATAAATGCTATGCCGACAAAATTAACTTGTCCCAAGAACAAGACATTTTTCACAA TGTTATATCGAATTGTATTCAACTGCTTGTTCAAGATCTCGAATCAGCGTGTGAATCTGCATTAACTGCGATGACAAAA GTTCAGTGGAGTGCCATAGAAGTTGTTGGCGATCAAAGTAATTATGTCAACACTATTGTGGTGCACCTCCGACAAACGATACCTACTATTAGAGACAGATTGTCCTCATGTAGGAAGTACTTTACTCAACTATGTGTGAAATTTGCAAG CTCTTTCATAGTGAAATTGGTACAGCAATTGTACAAATGCAAACCTTTAAATACCGTGGGTGCTGAACAATTATTGTTAGACGTACACATGTTGAAAACTGCTCTCCTAGATCTTCCATCAACGGGGTATCAAGTTCAGAGGAAAGCACCAGCAACTTACACCAAG GTGGTAGTGAAAGGTATGGCAAGCGCTGAAATGATACTCAAAATTGTGATGTCGCCAATTGAATCTCCAAAAGATTTTGTGAAGCAATGTAGAATGCGTTTGCCAGATTTACAGGCACCAGAATTTCAAAAGATTCTAGATATGAAG GGTTTGAAAAAGACGGAACAAGTTTTACTGTTAGAACAATTCAAACAACCTGAAAACATGAATGCCTCGCACGATAATCGTAGCCATATCATTCAAGATAGTCCAGAACACGAAGCTGGACGAATAAAACGATTGGAGAAATTAATCAAGAAAAGAATATGA